The following DNA comes from Bombus pascuorum chromosome 3, iyBomPasc1.1, whole genome shotgun sequence.
ACCAGGAAACGAGCGTATAGGAAACGATCTTAAAGAAGTCGATTATATAAAGGTACCTATCTACCTACCAAAAGCGAATTATCGCGTTTAAGAAACTGTTCTAAGctcattgttaattataagAGTGACTAAGATATATGTTTAGGACGATGATGACCGCGGATGGGCCGAGCCGCGAAAAGAGGGTGGTTTACTCACCGATGGTGCGTCGTTAACGACGTCGACGTTGATTAGAGACGATCaatgtgagaactcgttggcGTCGCGATGCACGCCGTTCAACATTCCTTTCAGCTTGCCTTGGAGTAACTGGACGCCAAAGCGGTTTCCCTCTCTCGAATCGCATCGACTTCTTTACATTCTACTCCAGCCTCGATCATGGCTTTCACTTCATCCGTCGAGGAAATGGTGAACCATGATCTCGCGGCGACGTTCGCACGCGACGTTGTTGGTCCAGCGACGACGAGACCGCGCAGCTCCGACGAATCTGGATAGAACATGATCCGCGTAACGCTTCGCTTTTATGGGGACTGAGATGCATTTCTAATTACATGCTAGTAGACGAGGACTGTGAAAGACGAAAGTAGTCGGACGAGGCAACATTTTCTGCAATCTTGTAAAAAGTAATCGGATCGCGAGGAAGATTATACAGATGGAAatcttttgaattttaatatccttCCGACCTCGTGAAAGACAATTCTGAAAGATTTCAATTGTACTTTAAATCCGATATATTCTCATCTATTATGgcatgagaaaagaaaattaatgggaatcttttttgcaattttgtgAAGAGTAATTGGATTGCCAGGGAGATTATCTGGTTGCAAAtcttttgaatttgaatattttttaatctcttcAAAGACAATTCCAAAATGTTTAAACTACTTTAAATCTGATatattctctctctccctctccctcccTCGCCCTCTTTCGCTCAGctattacaaaatgaaaaagaagaattaggAATTGAAATTGTGATcagattaaatataaatagttattaagaatgtatttttttttttaagaaagagatgacaattgtatttataatataagagaTGCTTGAATGAATGAATTTCCGAAGTTCggaaaaatttataacgatacgataatagtaatagtaatgaTAGATTGATATAGTacttacaataaattatttaccaCTGaacattcaaaatataaatttctgaataatttgagaaattaaagcgaacatcagaaacgaaagagataTTACAAAccttgaaaataaaagagaaaagattaatgtgataaaatgaaaaaataaatacaataatagtaattatatatatcgtaaatagtaataatatagtatagtaataaaataaattttgacaTGAGAGACATAAcctattaattataaataaaatttataaaattgtatcagttcatttgataaaatttcttaatataaattatttaataatttctgcaATTAGAGATTATAATCGAAGTAGCATATATTTAACACAATAAGTTTCCTTTTCAAACGCGTTTAACACATTTAGGAAATAAgcattctaatataaatatttgaagacaAAAATCAAAGTTACTGTGTCGACATCTATGCCCACTTTCTTCTAGGAAACATTACAAAATTGTTTCAGCTGTTAATATAGAAAACAAtacttttattcaaattccTGGACGAACTAAATAGAATCACCTAAATATCTAACTTATGTATTGTTGTATGAAAAAACTTCTCAGGACGAAGTTACATTATTTCAAAAGCCACATACAATGGTGGAAATAGTTTCTTTCTTatcatcatttttttttacggGACTTGAAAGccatcaatattttttaaatagaatcatatatttatttttcgatatccTAATAGAGTATGAAAAAACAAATTCAATGATATACCTTACCGTTCCTATCATctaatcttgaaatatttgatatgtacttacatatgtatattcaattatattcaatAGGCAGGTAGCAAAATTAAAGAATCCAAATTTTTCAGTTCCAAGACCAAATTTTTTAACTCTTGAAAACTCAAATGATAGTTTACAATCCAAagagttaattaaaattgcttTTATCTAAATATTCTCTCTggtttcataattataaacaGGCTTTTAAAATTGTCCAATCCATGGACAACGAAACATTATAACCACCTAGCGGTGAAAAGGTGGAACTAATCTCTTtatgatgaaattaaaatatgaaatttcttaatcTATAAAGCGAATTCTTGAACTGCTCAAGAATGAAGTTAAACCTTTAACTCCTAGGAATCAGAATATTATACCGTTttcctaattaattaaattaaatatgtaattaattaattatgtacaattagtGCAAAGTGCCCTATTTTGGGCATGATGGCACCATCTATCAATGTAAAAGTTTACTTTTTGTTACCACAAATCACTGCTTTATCGGTAATCAAAATAAGAAACCAGGGTGAATATTtagataaaagtaattttaatcaattctTTGAGTTCTAGAATATCATTTGAGCCTTCAGAAGTTAAAATTCTGCTTAGAAgtcttgaaatttgaatttgaatacaCTTCGGACGTCGATATCTTGATTAAATGATAATCATCGGTTATATTTTGACAACTtcattattttacttaataaaaagaagaaaatttaattatattcttatttgacatatttttatgtatttcattttgaacATGACATGTATGAAGTTATTGATTTGTTTAAAGTTTTGTGCACATTTATAAGTATTTATGTACGTATATCCACAGCTATTACAGAAatctgtgtgtgtgtatatcttacaatgaaattattttatattcctgAGCATTGCACATACACAGTACTTCAGGTAGAATTTTACTACCTGAATGTTACATGAAGTTACATATTTAGTTAGTGCACAGAACAAtctattgatatttaatatatagaaaaactAAGTAAATGCtatctatttaattataaaaagatataattttattttacttatcaAATTCAAAGTACTCAAAAAATACTgatctataaatattcaagtgtgtatatttatttaatttattattttaatttaattattcataaatagagaatattgcataaaataaaattttaatgccCATCTATTGcattgattttttaatgttcatacataaactaaaaatataaaaaagtatgcagtaattaaaaatgttattacatagggaaaatatttatgtatatgtaataaaagaaCATACAAATGgatatagtacgtaataatataaacatgcatatattttaaggaaatttataaaatataacctaatattttctaatgtagttaaaaataatggaaaagaaaatgaacaaGAAAAGCCATCGTAAGCAAAGACGAGCATATCATAGACTTCTTAAAGATATGGATATTAAATGCTGTGATAATCCTACACAGGTTAGTAttcatttatgtaatttattcattataatattaggaatattttttcattttactatATTACAGTACATAATGATTTGTAATGCGGGATTAGTGACTGGTTTACAAAGAAAAACATTACAAGATGTGATAGATCCTTTTGTTGACTTATATGATTTAATAATGCCACTAAACAAatcatattgttttattaaattttattcagtaGAAGttgctatatatgtatacaataaaattaatggtaacattaaaattaatggaCAAAATACACCACTGTATGCAACATTTACAGAATCAggtatataatttatcttaaaatctatatagaatttattgcGTTTTCTTAtggtattaattattaattaaaatgtatactCATCCATACAGAatataaagattaaatttttatattttgatattatgaATTTGTTTTAGTCCCTGATTTAAATTATTGTGGATGGTCTTCAAATCTTCCTCCTGGActtaaattaatagaaaattttatcactgaaaaagaagaagaaatgttaTTAAACACAATTAATTGGTCTAATGAAGGTAACAAAAATCTTGTTACTTTAATAAAAGAACATTAAAAATCatcaaattatgtaaatttaactGCAATATAAATCTCTTTTTCAGAATCGTCAGAATTAAAACATAGGAAAGTTAAACACTTTGGATATGAATTTCAATATGATTCAAATAAAGTAGATCCAGATAAACCTATTACACCTATACCTGAAAACTATCGATTTTTAAAAACGctgttcaaaaaatatcatGATGTTCCATATGAATATGATCAATTGACAATTAATCATTATTTACCTGGTCAAGGTATATTTCACAAAGATTATCCTTTAGGATTATCCTAAATACAGTAgtaatgttttaaattttaaggtATTCCTCCACATATTGATACACATAGTGCGTTTGAAGATAGTATATTGTCATTATCATTGGGCTCAGCTTGCATAATGGATTTTaaacgagaaaatgaaaaagctgCTGTCCTTTTGCCTGCTCGCTCATTGTTAATCATGTCAGGAGAAGCTCGTTATGCCTGGTCGCATGGAATTTGTCCTAGACATAATGACATAGTAAAATCTTCAAATGAAGTGACAACTCAACCACGAGGAACAAGAGTATCGTTTACATTCCGAAAAATACACAGGGGTGATTGTTGCTGTAATTTTCCGGAATATTGCGATACTAAACAGAATAACGCTACTACTCTGATCGATAGTAAAATAGCTCTAggaatagaaaattcttatgTACATgatgtatgtattataaattatcatttatgtGCGATTGTACTTATATTTAATGAGTTATTAAAGAAGTTTAcaacttttttatatataggtttatgataaaatttcaaatcattTTGATGAAACAAGGCATAAACAATGGCCCAATGTAACCAAATTCCTTCAAACTTTAAATACAGGTGATATCTTATTAGATGTAGGATGCGGGAATGGCAAATATCTTTATCaagctaaaaatatatttaaggtATGCATTACACATcatttaactttatataataacaagcATAATACAAAAACAAACCCTCTGTAATATAGGTTGGATGTGATAGAAGTtacaatttaatgaaaatttgtcgCAGCAAAGGTTTCGAAGTATCCCTATCTGACTGTTTATATTTACCTTATAAAGACAATAGTGTGGATGCAGTAATATGTATAGCTGTAATTCATCATCTTTCGACTCACGAGCGAAGGAAACAAGCCATTTCTGAATTAACAAGAATTCTTAGGCCaaatggaaaatgtttaatttatgtaTGGGCAAAAGAACAAGAAAAGGATTCTATTCAAACAGCTTACTTGCGatataatttaagtaaaaaGGAAGACAATATTTCACATACACAAAAATTAACAGAATATGGTATAACATTACCCGTGCATGAAAATCGTACAAAATTTGTCTGTAAGGATATGCTTGTTCcatggaaaagaaaaggaggcGGCAACTTCCTTAGATATTATCAtgtatttgaagaaaatgaacTATCACAATTATGTTCAGAAGTGCCGAATCTTACAATAAAACAGGTGTATTATGATCAGGGGAATTGGTGTGTAATTTTACACAAAAAagatcaaataaattaataaaatcaatttttaatcagAATCATGTTAATCATACCTTTTCACAATATtagtaaagaaataataagtttaaaaatataacaagagTATAAGGATTATAAATGCTTTAAAtgattttatctttattggaaaaagaacaaaatacaTGGAATATATGTTCTATACAGGGTTTTAGATATAAATAGTCCCTGATAcctaattttatcattataaaCATGAATAATGCATAATTAGACAAGAAAAGTGCACTGTACAAAGCTCACTCTGCTTGACTTTTACTTGTATTGTGCTTCAATTGtgtataacatatttaatagCAATATAGATTATcatcatttaataataataataatgttattattatctgCATCATACTTTTCAGTATTATTACTATtgatattaatgttattaCTTGTATTAGATAtcgtttgtaaatatattagcACACCTTATtcacaaaaaataatattcaatttgtcaaataaatgaaaaataacagTTGGTTTCAAATGCTATTTCCAAGAATTATAACCAAATTTGACAGcacataatttttcttcagaTTTGTCGATGTCAACAGTGTACGTAATATATACAACGATTGACAATACTAAACTATTAGTAAAattgttatacatttttaattggcGAGTGCTTGATTTAGGGCAAAGTACACTGTCCCTTCATTCTTAATAGATTGAGAAACTTATACAGGTCCAACTTCTTCTGGATCATAGttttttactcttttattGTATGCAATAATTtcctaaataattaaaagttcaaACATCtgttaaaattacattctaatattaataaaaatattgaataagtTATTTACTCTTTCATATCTGGCTCTATCCTCTTCTGCTATTGccatatattttgatttagTTTGAAGATCTGTACTCATCCATAATTTACCCAGCTCTTTAGCAATATCACCAACTCCCATTTCTGGATGTAATTCTCTCATTTTTCCACGTAATTCTtgacaaaaatagaaaaaggcaGACCTAAAATGACACTTGTAAACAATACATCAAACATCAATCAACATTGTAAACACATACAGTGCCCTTTTAGGCGCATCTTTGTCTCTGTATCGTTTTGTTCCTCTACGTGTTGGTCTCTCTGTTTCTTCATGGCCTGTGTAATGTCTAtcgtaataatacattttcttaTTGCAATGTGCTCCATCTTCAAGGTGGACAATCTAAAAATACAATGTAATTCCATTaacacatgtatatatattcttattacataaattactatttattttatatacttacCTCATTTTTCACTGGGActgcatttattataaaattcttacttTGAGTATTTGACCACTTTGCTTGATTGTTTGAAACACTGGACACATTTCCAGGTTTCATCACAGGTTCACCACATTCtaacaaattaaacaaataaacatataaaaagcCATAATTTAATTGTAAGTTTCTTGATgaatatcatatttttgtaccattttatttatttagaacaaaattttatttaaatctacattttatacaaatataatacactTTTACCTGGTGTCATATTTGTCTGACCAACAATCATTGTGTCTCTCATTCCAGAATTCAAGGAATTATCACCCGTTTTTGCaagataaacattttttctgtCATTTGATTCCATAActgtataaaattctttataatGTTTCGATCAAGAAATGAATGATTTATCCAAAACCACAGTAATCtacaaataacattttctttatattttattgatttgttatttttaatcattatgaaataaaatttgataaagaaatatttaaaatatgaaatagtaaatcaaagttttaaatatattatctatagtataatttataaatcaagtatcttttttatttgcacAAAAATAagatgcaaataaaatatataattcttataccaactttttatattatgtaggattaaaacatttaaatattttacgatggttattggatattaaatattacttaccACAAATATAGTTTATAGTAAGTATATAACAGATTGTTGTCATGTCCTTAATAAAACACCATAATAgatgaatatttcaagttctgtagaaatataaaaatacacaaaattgtttaaaatattataaattaaattacataaattacataaattacataacaataataaaacataatattctCTTTTGCTTTCTAATAAATTAGTTACCAATAGAACAATGTTATATGGagagattttttaattcgttacaTTAATTACATGTTATGcataattaatgtaaaatttcacaatctgacaaatttttgtttatacaaCTTTCATTGCCAAGAGAGCAAATTcaacttttataaatgttgtaaattattatttaaatataaacaaatataagctacattttacataaatacaattagaatttgtgataaaaattctatttaaattgtataaacatcaaactttttcattatgaaaaatgatatgcatatatatatatatataaatatatatatatatatacatacatatatatatatatatatattgatatatatattgatatatatatcaaataccTTGtagagaaacgaaatattttcaaatatgagatgaataaatatatgattatcaaaaaataactaagaaaataatgaaatactcaaatatattaaaaatatataagtaacGAAAGAGGCGAATGTAACAGATATTTACCTACAGATGACGTACAAAGGCAATCGCTACTACAACAACACAATATAAAAGCTATCTTACGACGATACACAACtcgaaagaatgaaaaagtaGCGAACGGAATATAGCTAGATACGCGATGTAGATGGTAATCAAACTTACCGATAATAACTGAAAGTAAACGTTACAAAAGGGCTCGGGGAAAGGTAATTATAGGCAACGCGAAATGTAACTTATTAAGCATCCATTCCACAGATCGGCCCTATCTATACGTATCTATCCGTACATATCACGCGTACCGTGATCAGCATTATATACGAAACGCGTATGATATCTAAATACAACTTTTACCAAACACACAGATtggaatttcttgaaattcggGATATTCACGAATACGATATTCGCCAGTTATTGAACCATAGAATTCAGATTATTGACGACAAGACTCAACGTTAAAAACAGATCGTATAAACCAAGCTGATTGAAGCAGATATGACCGGGCATGGCCACTTGTGTGgtgtacatatacgtacatataataCGCGCGAGCGCGTGCActaatacataaattttttaatactatttatttttacaagacTTTAAACCTATTACCTTATTGTTAAACGTTTCGTTGTTCTATTTCGGCTTCTATCTCTAAAATCATGTTACAATTTCAAAGGAATTGACAACAACAATTCTTtaataaaggaaatattaaggGAAGTTCATACGTCGGACGATGATGTCAAATGTCATCACCACATATTTTTTGACAATATTGattggaataaaatatgtatggGAACAAAACTTAActtaatgtatattttttctatatcgttcgtaaatattataaaacgtcatTCGCATGATTAAACATTGATTTAATtctcgtttaaaaaaatgtacatactatataaaataagtgttgataattaaattcaatttttaaatatgtttataatagatggatattttctgtatataaacattttaaaaatgaagtatactttctataattaatttaaaaaaatctgtCACATGTAAATGGGTTTAATGTTTAGAAAAAGTGGAATATAACTAACTTTTTaaagttcttttttaatatttttcacgacttagtaataacgtaaattaatattaacaagCTTTTCAAAATTATCCTGTTATCATAATTTTGGTTCTAGAGCGACTACCTCGAAAATAGAATATCGAAATGCATGGATGTTAATCATATACAGTATCGATAGTAAAATGTAGTTTGcgatagtatttaaaaatatttacttattttttatttgcaactattaatgaaagaaaaattaatttatattacatgcacattaattaattatatatatagattgaCGATGATAAGatagtaaaatatgaaacttatatgataaatatgtaatatcgttgatttaaggttatatttttgttcaaCATTTTACACGTGTttgatagataaataaatattttaaatcatgAAGGAAGTTTTGCTAACGAATTGTGAAAAGAACTTCGTAAATAAATCAGTGGAACAAGGCACAGtatgtatttctttatatcttaCTGTATGTAAAAGTCTAAAATTGGTTAAAATGTGTTTTAGCGATTGGATGGCAGATGTTTATTTGAAGCACGACCtgctaaaatttattttgcatcCAATTGGGGTACTTGTATGGTTTTGCTTGGTCAAACTAGGTAAGAACAAACtcaataatgtaatatttacttaaaagtattatagataatattaatataatttatttctttgaatgtaacaaataagaatatttttatatttgttattatcaataaatattagatacttataaatttatgtatttaatttatatataaaatgttttatgatattgtaaagtaataattttattatagagTTATAGCGCAAGTAACATGTGATATTCAACAACCTAAGACTGCTCGTCCTAATGAAGGGATGCTACATATAAATGTTGAACTTAATCCAATGGCTGCGCAGCATTTTGATGGTGGTAGACAATCTGAGATTTCAATATTGATTAGCAGACAACTTGAGAAATGTTATCAAGATTCCAAATGTATAGATTTAGAATCTCTATGTATCATAGCTGATAAACAAGTAAGGAATATCGTCTTAAACACTGAACTTTTAATTATCTGAAATTAATCAAGATGTTAGGAGTAATTGTAACAGGATATATAAGAGTTAACAGTTATATGACAAATgctatacatatttacataaaatattattttaattacgtattatatttGGATATTAATATGACACgagatatttcttaattaatacaGGTGTGGAATTTAAGGGTTGATGTTAACGTTATTAATCATGatggaaatttaattgattGTGCTTCCATTGCAACATTAGCTGCTCTCTCACATTTCCATAGGCCTGATGTAACTTCAAATGGTGAAGATATTATAGTTCATCCATTTTCTGAAAAAGACCCTTTACCTTTAACATTATATCATTATCCAGTGTGTGTCtcttttataacatttgaaaggttaattatttaaattgtgtaattattttaaataacctGTGccaagtaataaaatttgttataaaattatatcttcttAGTGGAACTACAGTTATGGATCCAACATATTTAGAAGAAAGAGTTGGTGTAGCTCAACTTACTCTTGGTATTAATTCATATAGAGAACTTTGTAGtttgcattttaattatttgacaaAAACTATGACTGTTGAAGACGTGATATCAGCAGTTTCTAATTATGCAGCAAATTATGCTGTTCAATTAGTGCAACAAATAAAAGAAGCAGTAAATTACGATGTAGAAACAAGGTAAAACTTTCATTGTTtagttatattttcttttttatttcacatattagattattttcattttataaataaatgtttaggTACAAGAAAGATAATCGCAATGTAAATCGTTTTAAAGAGTGCATAATGACAAAGAAATTGACAACTATGAATAGTGAATGTATCAGTATTAAATTGCGTAAATGGGGTGagatagaaaaaatagaatcTAATGGTAAATAATTCATTGATCATAATAATATAGTGTGGAAGCAATGATACTAAACAACCACCTATCATAGTCTTACATACATTTGTATTTACTTCTGTTTTTAAGTTGACatagagaaaaaggaagaagatgaaaattGTACGATTACAAAACCTGGAGAAGGTTCTGctgaattaataacaaatatagtaaatatctATTCGCTTAAAAGATTacattacaatttaatatgGCTAATgtaatcaatattttaaaattatttacataggGTATGTCGTTTGGCGAAGGTGGACCTAATACATGGAATTCATCAGAATCCTCAGAAGAAGAAATGAACGATGTTGAAATTACTGcgaagataaagaaagaagaaaataaaatagaaaatataggtattatatataattcatttctggatgtataatatatatttgctaaatgatttataaataattaattgagcaattattaattgttttagaATTAAGTGGAGACAGTGAAGAAGAAGCTATTgaaatgttagaaataaaGGATTTAATGCAATGAGtgaataaataacaaatcacaattatataaaaatataatttaatcattGTTTTATCTActtattaaatactattttttcaaatgacaaagaaaataaaaatgaatggtATAAATAAgcaatgttttattatatattgttatattgttacgtattatattttttatacatagcTCTTATAAAATACCTATACCTATTAACAAGTAAAAAtccatacatatatttttgatcttactaataaaatgttattacagTAACAAAACTCATGAAATGAGGCCTAGGCTATGTCGTATCATTACTTAAACCATTTTTTTGATCCAATTTATTGGCATTAGTTTTTACTGTGTAAATGAAAAAGCTTAATGcttctttttcaattacaGGGATGGTCTTAAAATGCTTCATAAGAGTCTGGAAGGAAACAATATActtcattataaatattttacatgaattatttaaagtaCAATGAATAGacattctgaaaaataaaataatttttttttaaatatatatttttgtttaatacatACATCAGCTAATTGAGCTTTATTTAAACCTGGACGTGTAGAAACTTTATAATGCCTTTTATATCGCCTTAGTGTACCGACTTGTAATTGGAAAAGATCAACTTCAGGGAGATCATTATCTGTTTCACCTGAATCTTCTTCTGAATCCTTGCGTCTacgttgctgttgttgctTAGATCTTGCACATTGTATCACTTGCTTATGATAGTCACAGATATATATGTGACGTGCCTAATGATAGATAAGATATATAATGACATGTTATTATCACTTAACCATTTATAactactttttatatttaaaaatttttctttaaatgaactcttcataaaagattaaaaaaatattaataaaatataaatacaagatacagtatttctaaaaatactgagaatactatttttttactttttaaaatgtatatatgacTTAGATAGCACATATTATTAGCACTTAAGAAAATTAACAGTAACATAGATGAATCCTaacgtttaattatataaatttacttccAAGACTTGAACTAGCATGACATTGTGACATACTCAAtaactttaatttttcataaagaatcttaaaaagaaaactaaaataatgttattttacaaaaataatgacTAAATCTTTCATGAATGACACATAACATTCAAAAtcatagaaaagaaagaaatcttaaaataaacttaaaagaaactgacacgtatatatattgtaacatAATTAGTAGTTATTAATCTTACTATAGGATCCAGATTAAGTTTTAATCGTCGTTGAGTTACAGTTTTTTGAATACGTTTGCTATAAGAAGCGTTGCCAGCTGGTCGAGTACATCGTTCACCCTCATCTACAAGGCAACAAATCTGATCAGCAGCTCCTCTGGAATCTTCTTCACCGGTACTGAAtccattcattttttttttattcttaacaTCAACTAAATCAGTATGAAGAGTATTTAGAACTTTAACAACCTCGAGATTTTTTGGTGTACGTGTTTTGCGTCAAAAAACGGCGTGTCTAAGAGTAAAATATAATCGGCGATGCCTATTTTTCACAGTCATAATTTCCCgttcaatttcatttgttatcGATAACTTTTCAAAGAAACTTATTCTTCAGTTGCCggtgtaaaaaaatttttatttaatgtaaagaTTCAAGCTCACAaatc
Coding sequences within:
- the LOC132905476 gene encoding alkylated DNA repair protein alkB homolog 8 isoform X4, with the protein product MEKKMNKKSHRKQRRAYHRLLKDMDIKCCDNPTQYIMICNAGLVTGLQRKTLQDVIDPFVDLYDLIMPLNKSYCFIKFYSVEVAIYVYNKINGNIKINGQNTPLYATFTESVPDLNYCGWSSNLPPGLKLIENFITEKEEEMLLNTINWSNEESSELKHRKVKHFGYEFQYDSNKVDPDKPITPIPENYRFLKTLFKKYHDVPYEYDQLTINHYLPGQGIPPHIDTHSAFEDSILSLSLGSACIMDFKRENEKAAVLLPARSLLIMSGEARYAWSHGICPRHNDIVKSSNEVTTQPRGTRVSFTFRKIHRGDCCCNFPEYCDTKQNNATTLIDSKIALGIENSYVHDVYDKISNHFDETRHKQWPNVTKFLQTLNTGDILLDVGCGNGKYLYQAKNIFKVGCDRSYNLMKICRSKGFEVSLSDCLYLPYKDNSVDAVICIAVIHHLSTHERRKQAISELTRILRPNGKCLIYVWAKEQEKDSIQTAYLRYNLSKKEDNISHTQKLTEYGITLPVHENRTKFVCKDMLVPWKRKGGGNFLRYYHVFEENELSQLCSEVPNLTIKQVYYDQGNWCVILHKKDQIN